The genomic region CTACATTTACAATGAATTTTGTTGATGATGATGTAGATGACTGTGGAGCAAGAACAAACGTTTCTATTCTTATGACTAAAATCTAGTCTTAGATTTATATTTATCAAAACGCCTCAACCATTGGTTGGGGCGTTTTTTATTTACATACATTTGCAATATGGAAAAGACTACATACATTTATGGCTTGCGTGCGATTATAGAAGCTATAGAAAGCGGACAAAACTTAGGTAAGATCTATTTACTTAGAGAGGCTGAAGGTGTTCTAATGGGACAACTAAAAACGTTAGTAAATAAACATAAAATAACCAACTCTTTTGTACCGGCAGAGAAATTAGATAAGATATCAAATCATGGAAATCACCAAGGTGCTGTAGCCTCCATATCTCCTATAGATTTTGCTTCACTTGAAGAGATTCTAGAAAAACGCAATGTTGAATCTAAAGAAATCTACCTTCTATTAGATGGCGTTACAGATGTAAGAAATTTTGGTGCTATCATAAGAACAGCAGAGTGTACTGGCGTTAGCGCTATAATTATTGGAGAAAGTGGATCGGCACCAATTAATCCAGCTACGATTAAAACTAGTGCAGGGGCTGTATTTAATATACCCATCTGTAAAGTCTCACATATAAAAGATGCCGTTTTCCTAATGAAAGCTTACGGTATTACCACCATAGGCGCCACTGAAAAGTCAGCCAAAGTAGTATATGATGTTGACCTTAATCAATCCATAGCACTTATCATGGGAAGTGAAGATCGTGGTATTAACCCTTCAACTCTGAAGGTGATTGACGAGCCTATTAAACTACCTATGAAAGGAGATATCGCCTCTCTTAATGTATCAGTAGCATGTGGAGCAATCTTATATGAAATTGTAAGGCAGCAAGGATAGGATAGGATACTATTCTTCTTCATCCAATTCAATGAAGTTGCCATTCTCGTCAAATTGCCGCATGAATGGATCATCATCTATATTAAAGTCAGGATTCTCCCATTGGTATTTCATTTTTTCGGGCAATTTATTTTTAGTCACAATAGCTAGAATTATTCCTACTACTCCACCACTCAAATGGCCTTCCCAAGAAATACCCGTTTTTAACGGCAATACATACCATACCATACTACCATAAAAAAAAGTAACTACAAAACTTAATGCAAGCATTCTATAGTGCTTAGTAAATACGCCTTTAAAAAATAAGAAGCTAGCTAGCAAGTATATTAAACCACTTGCTCCTATATGATATGATGGTCTACCGATAATCCAAGTCATTAAACCACTAAAGATTAAACCTAAGCATAAAACTTTAAAACTAATACTTCTATAAAAGTAACTGAGTGCAGTAACTAAAACTAAAGATGGTAACGTATTGCTCCATAGGTGTCCCAGATCTGCATGTATGAATGGGCTAAAAATCACTCCTTTTAATCCACTCCATTTACCAGGTCTAATACCTAAATTTGTGAAGTTAAAATGATATTTAACCTCGATAGTATAAACCAACCAGATCAAAATTATAAACACTAGTGCTGGTAAAACGGTATAGATATCAAATTTAAAATATTGAGAATCTTTCATACTTAAGAGATATCAAGAACACAGCCAAAAGGAAATCTAGAAAAAGTGTCATGACAATATAGTTTTTGGATTTAAATCGTAATAATAAATTACAGCTATTCCTATCTTCGTACAATGCTTAATTCACCACTTGCCGAACGTATAAGACCTCAAAATCTTAATGACTATTTAAGTCAAAATCATTTAATAGGAGAAAAAGGTACACTGAGACAACATATTCTTAATGGGACTATACCTTCATTAATTTTATGGGGACCACCAGGCACAGGTAAAACAACACTAGCAAACATCATCGCTCAAGAAAGTAAACGTCCGTTTTACACTCTCAGTGCTATTAATAGCGGT from Nonlabens arenilitoris harbors:
- the rlmB gene encoding 23S rRNA (guanosine(2251)-2'-O)-methyltransferase RlmB, giving the protein MEKTTYIYGLRAIIEAIESGQNLGKIYLLREAEGVLMGQLKTLVNKHKITNSFVPAEKLDKISNHGNHQGAVASISPIDFASLEEILEKRNVESKEIYLLLDGVTDVRNFGAIIRTAECTGVSAIIIGESGSAPINPATIKTSAGAVFNIPICKVSHIKDAVFLMKAYGITTIGATEKSAKVVYDVDLNQSIALIMGSEDRGINPSTLKVIDEPIKLPMKGDIASLNVSVACGAILYEIVRQQG
- a CDS encoding rhomboid family intramembrane serine protease — its product is MKDSQYFKFDIYTVLPALVFIILIWLVYTIEVKYHFNFTNLGIRPGKWSGLKGVIFSPFIHADLGHLWSNTLPSLVLVTALSYFYRSISFKVLCLGLIFSGLMTWIIGRPSYHIGASGLIYLLASFLFFKGVFTKHYRMLALSFVVTFFYGSMVWYVLPLKTGISWEGHLSGGVVGIILAIVTKNKLPEKMKYQWENPDFNIDDDPFMRQFDENGNFIELDEEE